Proteins from a genomic interval of Toxotes jaculatrix isolate fToxJac2 chromosome 5, fToxJac2.pri, whole genome shotgun sequence:
- the LOC121182536 gene encoding neuroepithelial cell-transforming gene 1 protein-like: MEENEEVCGRTVENKEQKVRRMSSRTSTASIMSAAEPSPQTLRRNNSKKPPLQRGSSFTFLTPGTPWDFSLKRKRKEKEDDVVSLSSFDLKEPSNKRVRPLAKVSSLVNLISPSKNGAVRRFGQTIQSMSLRGDTKSPGISRKTSSKAAGPTPTKRRNSTLWSETLDVHQKSTFSAKEIKRQEAIYELYRGEQDLIEDLQLARKAYHDPMLKLSIMTEGELAHIFGDLDAYIPLHEDLLMKLTEGTGPDGTVAQIGQIVIDWLPGLNAYKNYCSNQLAAKALLDQKKQDRRVQDFLQRCLESPFSRKLDLWSFLDIPRSRLVKYPLLLREILRHTPPDHPDVISLERAITIIQEILSDINVRKGESECQYYKDKLEYLDDKQRNPLIDNCKTLLCHGELRNKSGLRLHVFLFSELLVLTRQVTRNDRSCFQVHRQPIPVRDLALEDLQDGEIRMGGSFRGAFTSAEKVKNVFRVSSLDPSHGQSHTLHVNDVYHKQQWLNCLRTAMAQQQEAPPRVQQGESITAKRRSSSRSATICDKEKDENCPPVSGPKLRPQTLSKTRLEQKLQGSVKRKETGV; this comes from the exons atggaagaaaatgaagaagttTGTGGAAGAACGGTGGAAAATAAGGAGCAGAAAGTTCGCAGGATGTCATCGAGGACCTCCACTGCTAGTATCATGAGCGCTGCAGAGCCCTCTCCACAAACACTCCGGAGAAACAACTCCAAAAA ACCTCCACTTCAGAGAGGCAGCTCCTTCACCTTTCTTACACCAGGGACTCCGTGGGACTTCAGTCTA AAGAGGaagcgcaaagagaaggaggatgACGTGGTCAGTCTGTCGAGCTTCGACCTCAAG GAACCCAGTAACAAGCGAGTACGACCACTGGCCAAAGTCTCATCCCTCGTCAACTTGATATCACCTTCAAAGAATGGGGCAGTGCGGCGTTTTGGCCAGACCATCCAG TCAATGTCATTACGTGGGGACACCAAGTCACCAGGGATTTCCCGCAAAACCAGTAGCAAGGCAGCAGGTCCCACTCCCACTAAACGCAGAAACAGTACTCTGTGGTCGGAGACCTTGGACGTCCATCAGAAGAGCACGTTCTCCGCCAAAGAGATCAAGAGACAAGAG GCAATCTATGAGCTTTACAGGGGGGAGCAGGATCTCATCGAAGATCTCCAACTTGCACGAAAG GCGTACCATGATCCGATGCTGAAGCTCTCCATCATGACAGAGGGGGAGCTAGCTCACATATTTGGGGACCTGGATGCATACATCCCCTTACATGAAG ACTTACTAATGAAACTGACCGAGGGAACCGGCCCTGATGGAACAGTGGCTCAGATCGGACAGATAGTCATAGACTGG CTGCCTGGTTTGAATGCTTACAAAAACTACTGCAGCAACCAGCTTGCAGCCAAAGCCCTGCTAGACCAGAAAAAGCAGGACAGGCGGGTCCAGGACTTCCTGCAGCGCTGTCTGGAGTCGCCCTTCAGCAGGAAGCTTGACCTCTGGAGCTTCTTAGACATCCCACGTTCACGCCTGGTGAAATACCCTCTGCTGCTGCGAGAGATCCTCAGACACACTCCTCCTGATCACCCAGATGTGATCAGTCTGGAAAGAGCT ATCACTATAATTCAGGAGATTCTGTCCGATATCAACGTGAGGAAAGGGGAGTCTGAGTGCCAGTATTATAAAGACAAACTGGAGTACCTGGATGATAAGCAGCGGAATCCTCTCATAGACAACTGTAAGACCCTACTTTGTCATGGTGAGCTGCGGAACAAGAGTGGCCTG AGGCTGCATGTGTTCCTCTTCTCTGAGCTGCTGGTTTTGACCCGACAGGTGACACGTAACGACAGGAGCTGCTTCCAGGTGCACCGACAACCCATCCCAGTTCGGGACTTGGCTCTAGAGGACCTGCAGGACGGGGAGATCCGCATGGGGGGATCATTCAGAGGGGCTTTCACCAGTGCAGAGAAAG TGAAAAACGTTTTCCGTGTGAGCTCTCTGGATCCATCCCATGGCCAGTCCCATACCCTACATGTGAATGATGTCTACCACAAACAGCAATGGCTCAACTGTCTGCGCACTGCGATGGCCCAACAACAGGAGGCGCCACCTAGAGTTCAGCAAGGAGAATCCATCACAGCCAAACGTCGCTCTTCCTCTCGCTCAGCCACTATCtgtgacaaagagaaagacgagaactgtcctcctgtctctggCCCTAAACTCAGGCCTCAGACGCTCTCCAAAACCAGACTGGAGCAGAAGTTACAAGGCTCGgtaaagaggaaggaaactggTGTGTAG